A part of Helicobacter fennelliae genomic DNA contains:
- a CDS encoding enoyl-ACP reductase codes for MTNDQNTTDFMRGKTLVISGATRGIGKAILYKFAQNGVNVAFTYNKNEEEAQKIAHDVESKYKIKARFYPLNVLEPEQYIELFKKIDEDFGRVDFFVSNAIIYGKSVAGGFAPFMRLRPKGLNNIYIATVLAFVVGAQEAAKRMKEVGGGAIVSLSSTGNLVYMPNYAGHGNSKNAVETMVKYAAVELGEWGIRVNAVSGGPIDTDALRAFPDYAEVRAKVQEQSPLNRMGTPEDLAGAAFFLCDSTQSAWLTGQTIVIDGGTTFK; via the coding sequence ATGACAAATGATCAAAATACAACAGACTTTATGAGAGGAAAAACCCTTGTAATTAGTGGAGCGACAAGGGGCATAGGCAAAGCTATCCTCTATAAGTTTGCACAAAATGGAGTTAATGTTGCTTTCACTTATAACAAAAACGAAGAGGAAGCCCAAAAAATCGCTCACGATGTAGAATCTAAATACAAAATCAAAGCAAGATTCTACCCGCTTAATGTCCTTGAACCCGAGCAATACATCGAGTTATTTAAAAAAATTGATGAAGATTTTGGGCGCGTGGATTTTTTTGTCTCAAATGCGATTATTTATGGCAAAAGTGTAGCAGGTGGCTTTGCGCCTTTTATGCGTTTGCGTCCAAAAGGGCTTAATAACATCTACATTGCCACTGTTCTTGCATTTGTCGTAGGGGCGCAAGAAGCAGCAAAGCGAATGAAAGAAGTTGGAGGCGGTGCAATCGTATCTCTTAGCTCTACGGGGAATCTCGTGTATATGCCAAACTACGCAGGACATGGCAATTCTAAAAACGCTGTGGAGACAATGGTTAAATATGCCGCAGTAGAGCTTGGCGAATGGGGTATCCGCGTCAATGCAGTGAGTGGAGGACCGATTGATACAGATGCATTGCGCGCATTTCCAGACTATGCAGAAGTCAGAGCCAAAGTCCAAGAGCAATCTCCTCTTAATCGTATGGGCACGCCTGAGGATTTGGCAGGCGCGGCATTTTTTCTTTGTGATTCTACGCAAAGCGCATGGCTTACAGGACAGACTATCGTTATTGATGGCGGAACGACTTTTAAATAA
- a CDS encoding cation diffusion facilitator family transporter, giving the protein MYKIFKNYSKRVRKRRNKQVQSNTTNSDLQAQAQKEQSVLKVSTLSALILAIFGISFGVAIKSLAVIFDGFIAFVSVGLGLLSLVTSRYIYKEDDDVFQYGYVRFEPMVNLFKSSVLVVLCLYAFVSAINNIIRGGYEIELGFGVVYAAFAFIFCLVLFIYTRAFVRDSDLIKVDNTEWKIDCVLYCSTIFAFGIVYAVVVLEFGGSIEQLDKTLFAHYIDPILLAILSAFLCISPLRICIENLKDLLMVAPKEIDEKITIIMENLSEEFGFEDYDAHVAKNGRFYMVEVNILIPKSFQISSVSELDDIRDRIEKALQIPSYKIWLSVSFTANTKWL; this is encoded by the coding sequence ATGTATAAAATATTTAAAAATTATAGCAAAAGAGTGCGCAAAAGGCGCAATAAGCAAGTGCAATCAAATACTACAAATTCTGATTTGCAGGCACAAGCCCAAAAAGAGCAATCCGTGCTCAAAGTTTCTACATTAAGCGCGCTGATATTAGCGATTTTTGGCATTAGCTTTGGCGTGGCGATCAAATCTTTGGCGGTTATTTTTGATGGCTTTATCGCATTTGTGAGTGTGGGACTTGGACTTTTGAGTCTTGTAACTTCGCGCTATATTTACAAAGAAGATGATGATGTGTTTCAGTATGGATATGTGCGCTTTGAGCCCATGGTAAATCTTTTTAAATCAAGCGTGCTTGTGGTGCTGTGTTTGTATGCTTTTGTGAGTGCGATAAATAATATCATTCGAGGCGGTTATGAGATAGAGCTTGGATTTGGTGTTGTGTATGCTGCATTTGCGTTTATTTTTTGCTTGGTGCTTTTTATTTATACGCGTGCCTTTGTGAGGGATTCTGATTTGATTAAGGTTGATAATACCGAATGGAAAATCGATTGTGTGTTGTATTGTAGCACTATTTTTGCTTTTGGCATTGTGTATGCGGTGGTTGTGCTGGAGTTTGGTGGCTCTATCGAGCAGCTTGACAAAACCTTATTTGCGCATTATATCGATCCGATACTTTTGGCTATTTTGTCAGCATTTTTGTGTATTTCGCCATTGCGGATATGTATCGAGAATCTCAAAGATCTCCTTATGGTCGCGCCAAAAGAGATAGATGAAAAAATCACAATCATTATGGAGAATCTAAGTGAAGAATTTGGGTTTGAGGATTATGATGCGCATGTAGCCAAAAATGGAAGGTTTTATATGGTTGAGGTGAATATTTTGATTCCCAAAAGTTTTCAGATAAGCTCTGTAAGCGAGCTTGATGATATTAGAGATCGCATAGAAAAAGCCTTGCAGATTCCAAGTTATAAAATTTGGCTCAGCGTGAGTTTTACGGCAAATACAAAATGGTTGTAG
- a CDS encoding DUF6056 family protein — MACIYLFLFFLNAIFPTQSDDIGIDSIDIQRAIDFYMNLNGRFGVFLGLWFGSYMATTLLFPFINAFVGLSFIVAFFVVVFGRMPKACLFDLTFLCLILLLMMSDATFGSIFFWAAGSFSYLWMYLLLCLYLIPYRLFWGRVFASKSIKLDSKNTQKDSTHSNDSLFVSFAKSITIFLLSFMAGWGSELGIVILVVHTLFIIYALKVRKVHIRLPLWYFAGVVGLCAGWLLLYFSPGSAKRAALYRQLGFGYYSLRDLWDMSLAQKFTHIKNTFGRLSSKWVFIINVCWILWVVLWAKARVNIAISKKIFLTFFLIVLGVGIAWILRKNGLLLLSLSTLFCFVASFSANESYQKRLFFILGSLFALYMLYISATIQVGLPGRAQLHYTLIKVAICVVIICAIWHYRPLLARGLSSIIILLCVGYGIYVGAACIDMSFKWQKMVGYIEGQKDLGAKDIVVDSDTFKSFYRGYGDWVNPGKNPLEWPNNVYAKYFGIETFRIK, encoded by the coding sequence TTGGCTTGCATATATCTGTTTTTATTTTTTCTTAATGCTATCTTTCCTACTCAAAGTGATGATATTGGTATAGATTCTATAGATATTCAAAGAGCTATAGATTTTTATATGAATTTAAATGGTCGTTTTGGTGTTTTTTTGGGTTTGTGGTTTGGGAGCTATATGGCAACAACGCTCCTTTTTCCTTTCATCAATGCTTTTGTTGGGTTGAGCTTTATAGTTGCATTTTTTGTAGTTGTTTTTGGGAGAATGCCTAAAGCCTGCCTTTTTGATTTGACATTTTTATGTCTTATTTTGTTGCTGATGATGAGCGATGCTACATTTGGATCTATATTTTTCTGGGCTGCTGGAAGTTTTAGTTATCTTTGGATGTATTTGCTTTTATGTTTGTATTTGATTCCATATCGCTTATTTTGGGGGAGAGTCTTTGCAAGTAAATCTATAAAATTAGATTCTAAAAATACACAAAAAGATTCTACTCATAGCAATGACTCTTTGTTTGTAAGTTTTGCAAAATCTATAACCATATTTTTATTGAGTTTTATGGCTGGCTGGGGAAGTGAGCTTGGGATTGTCATTTTGGTTGTGCATACTCTATTTATCATCTATGCACTTAAAGTTCGCAAAGTCCATATTAGACTGCCATTATGGTATTTTGCTGGGGTAGTTGGGCTTTGTGCTGGTTGGCTTTTGTTGTATTTTAGCCCCGGAAGCGCAAAGAGAGCAGCACTTTATAGGCAGCTTGGGTTTGGTTATTATAGTTTGCGCGATTTATGGGATATGAGCTTGGCTCAAAAATTTACGCATATCAAAAATACTTTTGGTAGGCTGTCTTCAAAATGGGTGTTTATTATCAATGTATGCTGGATTTTGTGGGTGGTATTGTGGGCAAAGGCGCGAGTAAATATTGCAATTTCTAAAAAAATTTTCCTTACATTTTTTCTTATTGTGCTTGGCGTTGGTATAGCTTGGATTCTGCGTAAAAATGGACTTTTGCTTTTATCTTTAAGCACATTATTTTGCTTTGTGGCAAGCTTTAGCGCAAACGAATCGTATCAAAAACGATTGTTTTTTATCCTTGGAAGTTTGTTTGCATTGTATATGCTTTATATCAGTGCGACGATTCAAGTTGGGCTTCCTGGGAGAGCGCAGCTTCATTACACATTGATTAAAGTGGCTATATGTGTAGTGATTATATGTGCTATTTGGCATTATAGACCCTTGCTAGCGCGTGGATTATCGAGCATAATTATTTTGCTTTGTGTTGGGTATGGGATTTATGTTGGCGCAGCGTGTATAGATATGAGCTTCAAATGGCAAAAAATGGTAGGCTATATTGAAGGGCAAAAAGATTTGGGCGCGAAAGATATAGTGGTAGATTCTGATACTTTCAAGTCATTTTATAGGGGTTATGGGGATTGGGTTAATCCGGGCAAAAACCCACTTGAGTGGCCAAATAATGTCTATGCAAAATATTTTGGAATAGAGACATTTCGCATAAAGTGA
- a CDS encoding Do family serine endopeptidase, whose protein sequence is MKTLLSLALISAFVSTLSLQAYSISEMPKPSKRVNPIGDSNIVYSYHDAIKNATQAVVNISTQKKVSNQINANPMFNDPFFQQFFGDLYNQIPRDRVERSLGSGVIVSSDGYIITNNHVIDGADKIIVTLPGDTNEYTATLIGTDKEGDIAIIRINKNNLPFIKFADSSDVKVGDVVFAIGNPFGVGETVTQGIVSATNKNIQINAYENFIQTDASINPGNSGGALIDSRGALIGMNTAILSRTGGNHGVGFAIPANMVKEVANSLVKDGKIQRGYIGVGTQDISQNLRQNYGDTQGAVVVSIDPNSPAKKAGLLVWDLITAVNDTSVKDSAQLRNAIGSLKPNSKITLSIIRDGKPQKITLTLAERKDGSSSAPVSVPESSEESSLKGMRVEPLTAQIRQRYRIPDDIEGVIVTNVANNSQAQEVGFAQGDIIAQVEDITIKDTADFTKALNKYKGKTKRFLVYSDEGIKTIVTK, encoded by the coding sequence ATGAAAACCTTATTGAGTTTAGCCCTTATTTCTGCATTTGTCTCTACATTGTCATTGCAAGCGTATTCGATCTCTGAAATGCCAAAGCCAAGCAAGCGCGTCAATCCGATAGGAGATTCTAATATCGTGTATTCTTATCATGACGCGATCAAAAACGCAACGCAAGCTGTCGTCAATATCTCGACACAAAAAAAAGTCAGCAACCAAATCAATGCAAATCCAATGTTTAACGATCCGTTTTTTCAGCAATTTTTTGGCGATCTCTATAACCAAATCCCGCGCGATCGCGTAGAGCGATCATTAGGAAGTGGAGTTATCGTCTCAAGCGATGGCTACATCATCACCAATAACCATGTCATCGATGGTGCGGACAAAATCATCGTAACGCTTCCGGGCGATACCAATGAATACACTGCAACGCTCATAGGCACAGACAAAGAAGGCGATATAGCAATCATTAGAATCAATAAAAACAACTTGCCTTTTATTAAGTTTGCCGATAGCTCTGATGTCAAAGTCGGCGATGTCGTGTTTGCTATCGGAAATCCATTTGGAGTCGGCGAAACGGTAACACAAGGCATCGTCTCTGCGACAAATAAAAATATCCAAATCAATGCGTATGAAAACTTTATCCAAACAGACGCTTCGATAAATCCGGGTAATTCAGGCGGTGCGCTGATAGATTCTAGGGGCGCGCTCATCGGCATGAATACCGCCATACTCTCGCGCACAGGGGGCAATCACGGCGTAGGATTTGCCATACCTGCAAATATGGTCAAAGAAGTCGCTAACTCACTTGTCAAAGATGGCAAAATCCAACGCGGCTATATCGGCGTAGGCACACAAGATATTTCGCAAAACCTCCGCCAAAACTATGGTGATACGCAAGGTGCGGTGGTCGTCAGCATAGATCCAAACTCACCTGCCAAAAAAGCCGGGCTTCTTGTATGGGATCTTATCACTGCGGTTAATGACACATCAGTTAAGGATTCTGCGCAATTACGCAACGCCATAGGAAGTCTCAAGCCAAATTCAAAAATCACACTTAGCATTATCCGCGATGGCAAACCTCAAAAAATCACCCTCACTCTAGCAGAGCGCAAAGATGGAAGCTCAAGTGCGCCTGTAAGCGTGCCAGAATCTAGCGAGGAGAGCTCGCTTAAAGGTATGCGCGTAGAGCCATTGACTGCGCAAATCCGCCAACGATATAGGATTCCTGATGATATTGAGGGTGTGATTGTTACAAATGTAGCAAACAATTCACAAGCCCAAGAAGTAGGCTTCGCGCAAGGCGACATCATCGCTCAAGTCGAAGACATCACGATCAAGGATACTGCCGACTTCACAAAAGCACTCAATAAATACAAAGGCAAGACAAAAAGATTTTTGGTGTATTCTGACGAGGGCATAAAAACAATCGTTACAAAATAA
- the dapA gene encoding 4-hydroxy-tetrahydrodipicolinate synthase, protein MRGAMSALITPFKNGKIDSQTFITLIERQIKYGMDACVPVGTTGESATLTHKEHMECIEIAVSVCKGTKTKVLAGAGSNATTEAIELAQFAQKCGADAILCVSPYYNKPTQEGLYQHYKAVAESVEIPLMLYNVPGRTGVDIAPKTAIRLFRDVANITAIKEASGSMERIIELNTQASDLQILSGEDMINYPILANGGSGVVSVTGNLLPDKIAQLTHLAMEGKMLESKAINNELYDINTTLFCESNPIPIKAAMFIAGLIPNLEYRLPLLAPSGANMQLIEQVLQKYEVKK, encoded by the coding sequence ATGCGTGGAGCGATGAGTGCATTAATCACACCATTTAAAAATGGAAAAATAGATTCTCAAACTTTTATCACTCTTATTGAGCGACAGATAAAATACGGAATGGACGCTTGTGTGCCAGTAGGCACGACAGGAGAGTCAGCGACACTTACGCACAAAGAACACATGGAATGCATAGAAATCGCAGTGAGTGTGTGTAAGGGGACCAAAACAAAAGTGCTAGCTGGCGCAGGAAGCAATGCGACAACAGAGGCGATCGAGTTAGCACAATTTGCCCAAAAATGCGGAGCTGACGCAATATTGTGCGTGAGTCCGTATTATAATAAACCAACGCAAGAGGGCTTGTATCAGCATTATAAAGCAGTGGCAGAATCTGTGGAGATTCCGCTTATGCTCTATAATGTTCCCGGACGCACAGGCGTGGATATTGCGCCAAAAACTGCAATACGACTTTTTAGAGATGTCGCAAATATCACAGCGATCAAAGAAGCAAGCGGATCTATGGAGCGCATTATTGAGCTTAATACCCAAGCAAGTGATTTACAGATTCTCAGCGGTGAGGATATGATTAATTATCCTATTTTGGCAAATGGAGGCAGTGGAGTTGTGTCAGTTACGGGTAATTTACTGCCTGATAAAATCGCTCAACTCACACATTTGGCGATGGAGGGAAAAATGTTGGAATCTAAAGCTATAAATAATGAACTTTATGATATAAATACAACATTATTTTGCGAGAGCAATCCGATACCGATTAAAGCCGCGATGTTTATAGCTGGATTGATACCTAATCTTGAATATCGGTTACCATTGCTTGCACCAAGTGGAGCTAATATGCAGTTAATCGAGCAAGTGCTACAAAAATATGAGGTGAAGAAATGA
- a CDS encoding RNA degradosome polyphosphate kinase: MKTEAKFFNRELSWLRFNTRVLNETRNSSTPLLDRLKFLAIYGTNLDEFYMIRVAGLKRLYASGISETGADKLTSAQQLESIRAYVHNEKKELQTLFNDIKQALDKENFAIKNLNELNKTQKLWLKDYFTKYLYSVIVPIVVDSTHPFPHLNNLSFGIVIELENIETKEIKFGIVRIPRVLKRFVEIDKGLFVPVETIVGEFAGELFLGYSVRDYIPFRVTRNADFEIEEDEADDFMQLMSEGLQARKKGEITRLEVGEGKESLKAFVRKQVMVVSEDIYDYHIPLNLGSLWELVGAKDFAHLRSVPFNPKILLPFDPESNPLEVIDSQDVVLFHPYESFDSVVSFIQTAAKDPDVLSIRMTLYRVGKNSPIVKALIQAAENNKQVTVLVELKARFDEENNLHWAKALESAGAHVIYGVPGLKVHAKVALVIKKIGDRLIEYVHLSTGNYNTASAKIYTDISLFTANADIANDVIKLFHSLSTGSSYKTELKTLCVAPTQIKPKLLELIKAESKYGKEGRIILKANAIVDEDVILALYEASKAGVQIDLIIRGICCLRPGVKGMSENIRVFSIIGKYLEHARIYYFSHAKEKVFFSSADMMPRNLERRVEILTPATNETIASRLIEILTIQLSDNVQMHELQSNGEYIKIPTPKDKAISSQVVYECYVNEIYNSSKKDKDAKAKKLLQRMIGES; encoded by the coding sequence ATGAAAACAGAAGCAAAATTTTTTAATCGTGAGTTGTCGTGGTTGCGATTTAATACGCGTGTGCTCAATGAAACAAGAAATAGCTCTACTCCATTGCTTGATCGATTGAAATTTTTGGCAATTTATGGGACAAATTTAGATGAATTTTATATGATTCGTGTCGCAGGGCTTAAGAGGCTCTATGCAAGCGGTATTAGCGAAACGGGTGCAGATAAGCTGACTTCAGCGCAACAGTTAGAGAGCATTCGGGCGTATGTGCATAATGAAAAAAAAGAGCTCCAAACACTCTTTAATGACATCAAGCAAGCCCTTGATAAAGAAAATTTCGCTATCAAAAATCTCAACGAGCTTAATAAAACCCAAAAACTTTGGCTCAAAGATTACTTCACTAAATATCTTTATTCAGTCATTGTGCCTATTGTTGTAGATTCTACGCACCCATTTCCGCATTTAAATAATTTGAGTTTTGGGATTGTCATCGAGCTTGAAAATATCGAGACAAAAGAAATTAAGTTTGGCATTGTAAGGATTCCGCGAGTTTTGAAGCGATTTGTCGAGATTGACAAAGGACTTTTTGTGCCGGTAGAGACGATTGTTGGAGAATTTGCAGGCGAGCTTTTCTTGGGGTATAGTGTGCGGGATTATATTCCATTTCGTGTAACAAGAAATGCGGATTTTGAAATAGAAGAAGATGAAGCTGATGATTTTATGCAGCTTATGAGTGAGGGGCTACAAGCGCGCAAAAAAGGTGAGATTACGCGACTTGAAGTGGGCGAGGGCAAAGAGAGCCTCAAAGCATTTGTCCGCAAGCAAGTTATGGTTGTCTCTGAAGATATATATGATTATCATATTCCGCTTAATCTCGGATCGTTATGGGAGCTTGTCGGTGCAAAAGATTTCGCGCATTTGCGTTCAGTGCCGTTTAATCCCAAAATCTTACTTCCATTTGATCCAGAAAGCAATCCGCTTGAAGTGATAGATTCTCAAGATGTTGTGTTATTTCACCCTTATGAAAGCTTTGATTCTGTCGTGAGCTTTATCCAAACCGCAGCAAAAGATCCTGATGTTCTATCTATTCGTATGACGCTTTATCGTGTCGGCAAAAATTCACCGATTGTCAAAGCTCTAATACAAGCCGCAGAAAACAATAAGCAAGTTACCGTGCTTGTCGAGCTTAAGGCGCGATTTGATGAGGAAAATAATTTGCATTGGGCAAAGGCACTAGAATCTGCGGGCGCACATGTGATTTATGGAGTGCCCGGACTCAAAGTGCATGCAAAAGTCGCGCTTGTAATCAAAAAAATCGGCGATAGATTGATTGAATATGTGCATTTAAGCACAGGAAATTACAATACCGCTTCAGCTAAAATCTACACAGACATAAGCCTTTTTACAGCTAATGCCGACATCGCAAATGATGTTATCAAGCTCTTTCATTCACTCTCAACCGGAAGCTCTTATAAAACTGAGCTCAAAACCCTCTGCGTCGCGCCAACTCAGATCAAGCCAAAGCTCTTAGAGCTTATCAAAGCAGAATCTAAATATGGCAAAGAAGGGCGCATTATTTTGAAAGCAAATGCGATTGTTGATGAAGATGTGATTTTGGCATTGTATGAGGCGTCAAAAGCAGGCGTGCAGATTGATTTGATTATCCGCGGGATTTGTTGTTTGCGTCCGGGCGTGAAGGGAATGAGCGAAAATATCCGCGTATTTTCTATCATAGGCAAATATTTAGAGCATGCCAGAATCTATTATTTTAGCCACGCAAAAGAAAAGGTATTTTTCTCAAGCGCAGATATGATGCCACGCAATCTTGAACGTCGTGTCGAGATTCTCACGCCCGCTACAAATGAAACAATCGCTTCACGACTTATTGAGATTTTGACAATCCAACTTAGCGATAATGTCCAAATGCATGAGCTTCAAAGCAATGGAGAATACATAAAGATTCCGACCCCAAAAGACAAAGCGATTTCTTCTCAAGTCGTGTATGAATGCTATGTCAATGAGATTTATAATTCAAGCAAAAAAGACAAGGACGCAAAGGCAAAAAAACTCTTGCAACGAATGATTGGAGAATCTTAA
- a CDS encoding M16 family metallopeptidase → MKKILLCLGVVMSVVFAKSVLPKSESIMLDNGLMVVVIPIHNESNVIETNVFYKVGSRNEVMGKSGIAHMLEHLSFKSTKNLEAGEFDEIVKGFGGVNNASTSFDYTRYFIRSSAQNVDKSLELFAELMSNLNLKEQEFASERQVVAEERRWRTDNSPAGYLYFKFFNTAFTYHPYHWTPIGFMEDILHWKLEDIQDFYTRFYQPSNAIILVAGDIEPKEVFESAKRHFASIANTRPLQDAWQKEPPQDGYREIIIKKDTQIQWLMMGYKIPNFEHKDQVALSALADILSDGQSSIFEVELVHNQQIASEVSAYPMALRDDGVFVITAVGNKDIQAQTMQKEIIKILDRIKKEGITQEDLDKVKLNMKAKFVSIFERSSSVASLFGSFLVRGNLNPLLEYEERFAKLSAKDIQEVAKKYFNQDTLSVGILKK, encoded by the coding sequence ATGAAAAAGATTTTATTGTGTTTGGGGGTTGTTATGAGTGTTGTTTTTGCAAAAAGTGTGCTTCCAAAGTCTGAGTCAATTATGCTTGATAATGGGCTAATGGTCGTTGTTATTCCTATACATAATGAAAGCAATGTGATTGAGACAAATGTGTTTTATAAAGTTGGCTCACGCAATGAAGTTATGGGCAAAAGTGGTATCGCGCATATGTTAGAGCATTTAAGCTTCAAATCCACCAAAAATCTTGAAGCTGGAGAATTTGATGAGATTGTCAAAGGATTTGGTGGGGTTAATAACGCTTCTACAAGTTTTGATTACACAAGATATTTCATCAGATCAAGCGCGCAAAATGTCGATAAATCGCTTGAATTATTTGCAGAGCTTATGAGTAATCTCAATCTCAAAGAGCAAGAATTTGCTTCAGAGCGACAAGTTGTCGCAGAAGAGCGAAGATGGCGCACGGATAATTCGCCCGCTGGATATTTGTATTTTAAATTTTTCAATACCGCTTTCACCTATCACCCATACCATTGGACGCCTATTGGATTTATGGAGGATATTTTGCATTGGAAATTGGAGGATATTCAGGATTTTTATACACGCTTTTATCAGCCAAGTAATGCTATTATCCTTGTAGCTGGGGATATCGAGCCTAAGGAAGTATTTGAGAGTGCAAAGAGGCATTTTGCATCTATTGCTAATACCCGCCCATTGCAAGACGCATGGCAAAAAGAACCACCACAAGATGGCTATCGTGAAATCATTATCAAAAAAGACACGCAGATTCAGTGGCTTATGATGGGGTATAAGATTCCAAATTTTGAGCATAAAGATCAAGTCGCGCTTTCAGCGTTAGCAGATATTTTAAGTGATGGGCAGTCTTCTATTTTTGAGGTTGAGCTTGTGCATAATCAGCAGATCGCAAGTGAGGTTTCAGCCTATCCTATGGCACTTAGAGATGATGGGGTGTTTGTGATTACTGCGGTTGGCAATAAAGACATTCAAGCCCAAACAATGCAAAAAGAGATCATCAAAATCCTTGATAGAATCAAAAAAGAAGGCATCACTCAAGAAGATCTTGACAAAGTCAAGCTCAATATGAAAGCAAAGTTTGTATCGATTTTTGAGCGTTCAAGCTCTGTTGCTTCGCTTTTTGGGTCGTTTTTGGTGCGCGGAAATCTTAATCCTTTATTAGAATATGAAGAGAGATTTGCTAAACTGAGCGCAAAAGATATTCAAGAAGTCGCAAAGAAGTATTTTAATCAAGATACTTTGAGTGTTGGTATTTTGAAAAAATAG
- a CDS encoding quinone-dependent dihydroorotate dehydrogenase, with the protein MEIYQKIRPLLFKLDPEKAHYLITNTLGYIRKLPFADDVFIGIGGYESARLENTICNMDFYNPIGLAAGFDKNGKMLQSLCGLGFGFLELGTITKIAQAGNPKPRIFRHIKEESLQNSMGFNNDGSFSFASRLKKHYPFCIPIGINIGKNKAIAQEDSLLNYQKALEDMLEIGDYYTFNLSSPNTPKLRDLQNESFVGELFAMASEKTKKPLFLKISPDMDTDNMLKICQKAIDSRASGIIATNTTIDYSVVENPESSGGISGLALREKSHEVFSHLAKAFFKRTTLISVGGIDSVQEAYQRIRMGASLIQLYSALIFKGPSICRSIAKELDSLLQRDGFEHISQAIGVDV; encoded by the coding sequence ATGGAAATTTATCAAAAAATACGACCATTATTATTTAAACTCGATCCTGAAAAAGCGCATTATCTCATCACTAATACTTTGGGATATATAAGGAAACTTCCATTTGCTGATGATGTGTTTATAGGCATTGGAGGCTATGAAAGTGCGCGGTTAGAAAATACAATATGCAATATGGATTTTTATAATCCTATTGGTTTGGCAGCAGGATTTGACAAAAATGGAAAAATGCTTCAGAGTCTTTGTGGGCTTGGATTTGGGTTTTTGGAATTAGGCACGATCACAAAAATCGCGCAAGCAGGCAATCCAAAACCACGCATTTTTCGGCACATAAAAGAAGAGAGCTTGCAAAACTCAATGGGATTTAATAATGATGGCAGTTTTAGCTTCGCTTCAAGGCTGAAAAAACATTATCCTTTTTGCATACCTATTGGCATTAATATAGGCAAAAACAAAGCAATCGCACAAGAAGATTCACTGCTTAATTACCAAAAGGCACTTGAAGATATGCTTGAAATCGGAGATTATTATACATTTAATCTCTCATCGCCAAACACCCCAAAGCTTCGAGATTTGCAAAATGAAAGCTTTGTGGGCGAGCTTTTTGCTATGGCAAGTGAAAAAACCAAAAAGCCATTGTTTCTAAAAATCTCTCCAGATATGGATACAGACAATATGCTTAAAATCTGCCAAAAAGCCATAGATTCTCGTGCAAGCGGGATTATCGCTACAAATACAACGATTGATTATTCTGTTGTAGAGAATCCAGAATCTAGTGGCGGGATTAGCGGGCTTGCATTACGCGAAAAAAGCCATGAAGTGTTTTCTCATCTTGCAAAAGCGTTTTTTAAGCGCACTACACTCATTTCAGTAGGTGGAATCGATAGCGTACAAGAAGCATATCAGAGAATCCGAATGGGTGCGAGCTTGATTCAGCTTTATAGCGCGCTTATTTTCAAAGGTCCAAGTATCTGTCGCTCTATTGCTAAAGAGTTAGATTCTCTGCTTCAAAGAGATGGATTTGAGCATATCTCACAAGCCATAGGCGTTGATGTATGA